In the Adlercreutzia equolifaciens DSM 19450 genome, one interval contains:
- a CDS encoding molybdopterin-containing oxidoreductase family protein has product MSSKNSTTVSRRSFLRGGATAAALAAAGAAFGCAPNSEGSLSATGEKADATDLNQHVVDSDGAILEGRGRWQGVPCPKGCSLTCSPCQYVVDSVPMRGKVVDYFEEDSYNLQLRSCHAYKVAREWIYSPSRIKYPMKRKGWQPGGGENSNGQMRGKDEWERISWDEALDLCAAEIKRIYGTYGPTCTISFISMGGSIQNVLNLMGGYVEINDTISCGTWQADTSWWGLPFYGNYMGDDPQDWVYADYFVLASSDPVFTANASGAYLTAAKEAGAKFVYVGPCYNQGATQLEARWIPVRPGTDTAFWNGVAYEMVKLDESAGDVIDWEFLAKYTKGFTMDNMPDDAKLQECYQGYLLGEYDDTPKTAAWASLICGAPEQDIKDMAAIMSKQNNVILATGTAAARCTGVENYPQMIYTIGLMGGHMGKQGNAVFYNLTAMNYVTKAYTGARGRAASSIQNPLKFEAEPGVNLAGIPSVGRNLIAAPLHWRNMLEGKYTSYGAHSQQESPNPYNSGVEHDINVKFIWNGCRNFLSMSIDLFNAVKVYRNCEFVLTNAIYASTVARFSDIVLPVPSKWEGSFDHAEYAWPSGTVNRYYGVDFVSANYPVCEPMWECHSDDWISREIGARLGFDPDEIVATDAIQSYFNCMAGGVATDEDGTEHTLLTITQDTIDRHGVELEPQEGEVDFEEFVEHGGYQYPRSKDDAYAKRYCYQDFIDDPAANPLPSASGLWEIYSQLKADNFNTPDFVDPETPMKPYPNYYEPTIGYEKTFSDWDKQIKGDYPYQFFTFHPARGSHSDNWSLVGKELYPHSLYINPVDAQKEGLEEGDTARIWNPDGGCILRRVTLMEGVMPGCLGLAESAGNLDLDESDPEHWIDRGGSANVLTPAVRSNYMPGLSGYNNGIVNIEKYEGEPVPPDCERDIFQIEEQ; this is encoded by the coding sequence ATGTCGTCAAAAAACAGTACCACCGTTAGCCGCCGTAGTTTCTTGCGCGGCGGAGCTACGGCCGCCGCATTGGCTGCTGCAGGTGCGGCTTTTGGCTGCGCGCCAAACAGCGAAGGAAGCTTATCTGCAACGGGGGAGAAGGCCGATGCCACCGATCTGAATCAACACGTTGTTGATTCAGATGGGGCGATTCTAGAAGGGCGAGGACGCTGGCAGGGCGTTCCGTGCCCCAAGGGATGCTCGCTTACGTGCTCTCCGTGCCAATATGTCGTTGACAGCGTCCCCATGCGAGGGAAGGTTGTCGATTATTTCGAAGAGGATAGCTACAATCTCCAGCTGAGAAGCTGCCACGCTTACAAAGTCGCTCGAGAGTGGATATACAGCCCCAGCCGCATCAAGTATCCCATGAAGCGCAAGGGATGGCAGCCTGGTGGCGGAGAGAATTCGAACGGCCAGATGCGTGGCAAAGACGAATGGGAGCGCATCAGTTGGGATGAGGCGCTCGACCTCTGCGCCGCGGAGATTAAGCGTATATATGGAACCTATGGCCCCACATGCACCATCAGCTTTATCAGCATGGGCGGCTCGATCCAGAATGTTCTGAACCTCATGGGTGGTTACGTAGAGATCAACGACACTATTTCCTGCGGAACATGGCAGGCGGATACGAGTTGGTGGGGCCTGCCCTTCTACGGAAACTACATGGGCGACGACCCCCAGGATTGGGTATATGCCGACTATTTCGTTCTCGCGTCCTCGGATCCCGTGTTTACCGCGAACGCCTCCGGCGCTTATCTGACGGCTGCGAAAGAAGCGGGAGCGAAATTCGTCTATGTGGGGCCTTGCTACAACCAGGGTGCTACTCAACTTGAAGCGCGGTGGATCCCGGTTCGTCCCGGAACTGATACAGCGTTTTGGAACGGTGTCGCCTACGAGATGGTGAAGCTGGACGAGAGCGCGGGCGATGTCATCGATTGGGAGTTCCTCGCCAAGTACACCAAGGGCTTCACGATGGACAACATGCCCGACGACGCCAAACTCCAGGAATGTTACCAAGGGTATCTGTTGGGAGAGTACGACGACACGCCCAAAACAGCGGCGTGGGCCAGCCTCATTTGCGGTGCACCTGAGCAGGACATCAAGGACATGGCCGCGATCATGAGCAAGCAGAACAACGTAATTTTGGCGACGGGCACAGCTGCGGCGCGTTGCACCGGTGTGGAGAACTATCCCCAGATGATCTATACCATCGGGCTCATGGGCGGCCATATGGGCAAGCAGGGCAATGCCGTGTTCTACAACCTGACAGCGATGAACTACGTCACTAAAGCCTACACTGGGGCACGCGGTCGCGCGGCGTCTTCGATTCAGAACCCCCTGAAGTTCGAGGCCGAGCCAGGAGTCAATCTCGCGGGCATCCCTTCGGTTGGGCGCAACTTGATCGCCGCGCCGCTGCATTGGCGCAACATGCTTGAGGGGAAGTACACCTCTTACGGCGCCCATTCCCAGCAGGAATCGCCGAATCCCTATAACAGTGGCGTTGAGCACGACATCAACGTCAAATTCATCTGGAACGGATGCCGCAACTTCCTCTCGATGAGCATCGATTTGTTCAACGCGGTGAAAGTGTACAGGAACTGTGAGTTCGTTCTCACCAACGCCATTTATGCGTCCACGGTCGCGCGATTCAGCGATATCGTGCTGCCGGTTCCTTCCAAATGGGAGGGCAGCTTCGACCATGCGGAGTATGCGTGGCCGAGCGGCACCGTCAATCGTTACTATGGCGTCGACTTCGTATCTGCCAACTATCCCGTGTGCGAGCCCATGTGGGAGTGCCACTCGGACGATTGGATATCCAGGGAGATAGGTGCGCGCCTGGGTTTCGATCCCGACGAGATTGTTGCAACGGATGCCATCCAGAGCTATTTCAATTGCATGGCCGGTGGTGTCGCGACAGATGAGGATGGGACCGAGCACACGCTGCTGACGATTACTCAAGACACCATCGATCGTCACGGCGTCGAACTAGAGCCCCAAGAGGGTGAGGTCGATTTCGAGGAATTCGTCGAGCACGGCGGTTACCAATATCCTCGCTCGAAGGACGATGCCTACGCGAAGCGCTATTGCTATCAGGACTTTATCGATGACCCCGCCGCGAATCCTCTTCCTTCGGCAAGTGGCCTGTGGGAGATTTATAGTCAGCTGAAAGCGGACAATTTCAATACGCCCGACTTCGTCGATCCTGAAACACCGATGAAGCCCTACCCCAACTACTACGAGCCTACGATAGGGTACGAAAAGACGTTCAGCGATTGGGACAAGCAGATCAAGGGCGATTATCCCTATCAGTTCTTCACTTTCCATCCGGCCCGTGGCAGCCATTCCGACAACTGGAGCCTTGTCGGCAAGGAGCTGTATCCCCACAGCCTTTACATTAATCCAGTCGATGCTCAGAAGGAGGGGTTGGAGGAAGGCGATACGGCTCGTATCTGGAATCCTGATGGCGGATGCATTTTGCGACGCGTCACGTTGATGGAGGGGGTCATGCCCGGTTGCCTGGGCCTGGCGGAGAGCGCTGGCAACCTCGAT
- a CDS encoding response regulator transcription factor, protein MKRIKYITEASLSFALIIAANSMAEWLPFVPNAESGLPHLLMELISPLTYCLTWILCMFIGFFAPASAKGPVVFGALGLIYANMATALFRQCGFEIPIEANVAGTIANNIGAPLLYLLWEQYFASEDDDQCIADILVGRGLPVLLFALLGLISSSSQTMGLRAVILLVAAVTLTRCYRSMDWSAPMYAERPLDHRRTYLNVMVLSWKSALCIGSLAFLYTVLRSAFTSSNSTLNGIFTYAPLLGMLVASLAIMALWQRRSFSFNVIQVFRSLFPFLLCLLAAIPLFATALPQITYGIAYGIFSLLVSIGMVQCCQTCKRDGISPLFMFGFYFGIVNVMQLLGYGFSSILTTYAFFGQPHGFVIALSAMFVTSLVFYLVRGDLDSKTTAFTNAEFIALSHVPDSDSRLVVSTNPRDALRNPYWDRLAKQCANTAARFRLTAREAEVLELLARGNTVPAIAESLVISTGTVQTHCKRLYAKMGIHKKQELIDIVRASTDYVKDQSPQKSSKPR, encoded by the coding sequence TTGAAACGCATCAAATACATCACCGAAGCTTCTCTTAGCTTCGCACTCATCATTGCTGCCAACTCTATGGCCGAATGGCTTCCTTTTGTTCCGAATGCTGAAAGCGGTTTGCCCCATTTGCTCATGGAGCTTATAAGCCCCTTGACCTACTGCCTGACATGGATCCTATGTATGTTCATAGGCTTCTTCGCTCCTGCATCCGCAAAGGGCCCAGTTGTCTTCGGGGCACTCGGTCTCATATATGCGAACATGGCCACCGCTCTCTTCCGGCAATGCGGATTCGAAATCCCCATTGAGGCAAACGTTGCGGGCACGATAGCGAACAACATTGGCGCGCCCCTGCTCTACCTATTGTGGGAACAATACTTTGCCAGCGAGGACGACGACCAGTGCATCGCTGACATACTGGTCGGTCGCGGACTTCCCGTTTTGCTCTTTGCTTTGCTAGGCCTTATATCAAGCAGCAGCCAAACGATGGGGCTGCGTGCGGTGATATTGCTTGTTGCGGCCGTCACTTTGACCCGTTGCTACCGTTCGATGGACTGGAGCGCGCCGATGTACGCCGAGCGCCCGCTCGACCATCGGCGCACCTATCTCAATGTCATGGTCTTGTCATGGAAAAGCGCTTTATGCATCGGCTCACTTGCCTTCCTGTACACGGTTTTAAGATCGGCGTTTACAAGTAGCAATAGCACCTTAAATGGAATATTTACTTATGCACCACTGCTCGGAATGCTTGTAGCGTCCTTGGCCATCATGGCGCTATGGCAGCGCCGCTCCTTCTCTTTCAATGTCATACAGGTATTCCGCTCGCTCTTTCCGTTCCTACTCTGCCTACTTGCCGCCATTCCGCTATTCGCCACAGCGCTCCCTCAGATCACTTACGGCATCGCGTATGGAATCTTTTCTCTTTTGGTATCCATAGGGATGGTGCAGTGTTGCCAAACGTGCAAGAGAGATGGAATAAGTCCTTTGTTTATGTTTGGATTCTATTTCGGCATTGTCAACGTTATGCAGCTTCTCGGTTATGGCTTCAGCTCGATACTGACGACCTATGCCTTCTTCGGACAACCGCATGGGTTCGTCATCGCCCTATCGGCCATGTTCGTCACGTCACTCGTTTTCTATTTAGTACGGGGCGATCTCGATTCGAAGACGACAGCATTCACGAATGCAGAGTTTATCGCCCTTAGCCATGTCCCCGATTCCGATTCGCGCCTGGTCGTTTCAACCAATCCTCGGGACGCCCTCCGCAATCCCTATTGGGACAGGCTTGCGAAACAGTGCGCCAATACAGCAGCTCGCTTTCGTCTCACGGCGCGTGAAGCCGAGGTACTAGAACTGCTCGCCAGAGGGAACACCGTCCCTGCTATCGCCGAAAGCTTGGTCATATCCACCGGCACTGTGCAAACTCATTGCAAGCGGCTCTATGCGAAGATGGGCATTCATAAGAAGCAGGAGTTGATTGACATAGTCCGGGCCTCGACGGACTATGTCAAAGATCAGTCGCCGCAAAAGTCCTCGAAACCAAGGTAA
- a CDS encoding cation:proton antiporter, with protein sequence MAIDLVSLALISLVSVACPIIAGLIPGKPIPETVLLLLAGALLGPHGLGAIQSTDAINLLSDLGLAFLFLLAGYEISPKSLTGTEGKRGAVTWAVTFAIAFVVVAIWPTLSAFELDGLAVVIALTTTAMGTLLPILQERGILGTRMGNEIIAYGTWGELLPIIAMALLLSTRATWQTVVILLAFLAIAVAAAAVPKIAERIGGYVHRFIVANANTNTQMVIRSVNLLLIGLTAVSAVFDLDIVLGAFAAGFILRYLIPEGDQTMEMKHNAIAYGFLVPLFFVVSGAKVDVRAIGAEPELLGLFILLLLFVRALPIFVGLSTGRESRTMDVRERLTVAFYCTTALPIIVAVTSVAVSAEAMSQQTASVLVAAGGVTVFLMPLLASVMAHSVNADLGEALHEIREQPRAVAHILAEHRRRERELHRQLKARLAAAGARHADTFDLTERCPGGVCNVPDSEDDGH encoded by the coding sequence ATGGCGATCGATTTGGTCTCGCTGGCCCTCATATCGCTGGTGTCCGTCGCGTGCCCCATCATCGCCGGGCTCATTCCGGGCAAGCCGATTCCCGAGACGGTGCTCCTTCTTCTAGCCGGGGCGCTGCTCGGCCCTCACGGGCTCGGTGCCATTCAGTCTACCGACGCCATCAACCTGCTGTCGGATTTGGGCCTCGCCTTCCTGTTCCTTCTCGCCGGCTACGAGATATCGCCGAAGAGCCTCACCGGCACGGAGGGGAAGCGCGGCGCCGTCACCTGGGCTGTCACCTTCGCCATCGCGTTCGTCGTCGTGGCCATTTGGCCGACGCTGTCGGCCTTCGAGCTGGACGGCCTGGCCGTGGTCATCGCGCTCACTACCACGGCCATGGGCACGCTTCTGCCCATTCTGCAGGAGCGCGGCATCCTGGGCACGCGGATGGGGAACGAGATCATCGCCTACGGCACCTGGGGCGAGCTGCTTCCCATCATCGCCATGGCGCTTCTGCTCTCGACCCGGGCCACCTGGCAGACCGTGGTCATCCTCCTCGCGTTCCTCGCTATCGCCGTGGCGGCCGCCGCCGTGCCGAAGATCGCCGAGCGCATCGGCGGCTACGTGCACCGGTTCATCGTTGCCAATGCCAACACCAACACGCAGATGGTCATCCGTTCGGTGAATCTGCTGCTCATCGGCCTGACGGCTGTTTCCGCCGTCTTCGATTTGGATATCGTGCTCGGCGCCTTCGCCGCCGGCTTCATCCTGCGCTACCTCATCCCTGAGGGCGACCAGACCATGGAGATGAAGCACAACGCCATCGCCTACGGTTTCCTCGTGCCGCTGTTCTTCGTGGTGTCCGGGGCGAAGGTGGACGTGCGGGCCATCGGTGCCGAGCCGGAGCTTTTGGGGCTGTTCATCCTCCTTCTGCTGTTCGTGCGCGCGCTGCCCATCTTCGTGGGCCTCTCCACGGGACGCGAGTCGCGCACCATGGACGTGCGCGAGCGGCTTACCGTCGCCTTCTACTGCACGACGGCGCTTCCCATCATCGTGGCCGTCACCAGCGTGGCCGTCTCCGCCGAGGCCATGAGCCAGCAGACCGCCTCCGTGCTCGTGGCCGCCGGCGGCGTCACGGTGTTCCTCATGCCGCTGCTCGCCTCCGTCATGGCCCATTCGGTCAATGCCGATCTGGGAGAGGCGCTGCACGAAATCCGCGAGCAGCCCCGCGCCGTGGCCCATATTCTGGCTGAGCACCGTCGTCGCGAGCGCGAGCTGCACCGCCAGCTGAAGGCGCGTCTGGCCGCAGCGGGCGCGCGCCATGCCGACACCTTCGACCTCACCGAGCGCTGCCCCGGGGGCGTCTGCAACGTTCCAGATTCCGAAGACGACGGCCATTGA
- the trxA gene encoding thioredoxin — protein sequence MAEVIKTADEFQTKVLEAKTPVLVDFFATWCGPCRMVAPVIDEIAAEKAGQVAVYKVDIDQSPDLAFKYQVSSVPTLIVFENGQIKNERLGAQPKQNILAML from the coding sequence ATGGCTGAGGTAATCAAGACGGCTGACGAGTTCCAGACGAAGGTGCTCGAAGCGAAGACCCCGGTGCTCGTCGACTTCTTCGCCACCTGGTGCGGCCCGTGCCGCATGGTGGCGCCGGTCATCGACGAGATCGCGGCCGAAAAGGCGGGTCAGGTGGCCGTCTACAAGGTGGACATCGATCAGAGTCCGGACTTGGCCTTCAAGTACCAGGTCTCCAGCGTGCCGACCCTCATCGTCTTCGAGAACGGCCAGATCAAAAATGAGCGCCTCGGCGCCCAGCCCAAGCAGAACATCCTCGCGATGCTCTAG
- the trxB gene encoding thioredoxin-disulfide reductase translates to MTEQVTDNRMGAPVGPDEGQEVYDLAIIGAGPAGLTAALYAARAGLSTALFERLSPGGQCAQTEHLENYPGYTRSTSGFELSMDMYDQALSFGAKAIMEDVTSVDFSAEPNKLVTPFNTYFARTVIVATGAVASQLGLPREDELRGRGVSYCATCDGNFYRDKDVVVVGGGNTAAADVIYLARICRKVYLVHRRDKLRATAIYHERLRELGNVEFCWDSIAEEFITGENGRVTGLKLRNVKTDDERVLAASAVFIAIGMRPYTAFLEGDLETDGGGYIVADAMGRTTMPGVFAAGDVRTKELRQVVTAVADGANCAQSASEFLEAKEAIEEAPSAV, encoded by the coding sequence ATGACTGAACAAGTTACCGACAACCGCATGGGCGCGCCGGTGGGGCCCGATGAGGGCCAGGAGGTGTACGACCTCGCCATCATCGGCGCGGGCCCAGCCGGTCTCACGGCGGCGCTGTACGCGGCCCGCGCCGGACTTTCCACCGCCCTATTCGAGCGCCTCTCCCCCGGCGGCCAGTGCGCCCAAACCGAGCACTTGGAGAACTACCCCGGCTACACCCGATCCACCAGCGGCTTCGAGCTATCCATGGACATGTACGATCAGGCCCTCTCCTTCGGGGCGAAGGCCATCATGGAAGACGTCACCTCCGTGGACTTCTCCGCCGAGCCCAACAAGCTCGTCACGCCCTTCAACACCTACTTCGCCCGCACGGTCATCGTGGCCACGGGCGCGGTGGCCAGCCAGCTCGGGCTGCCCCGCGAGGATGAGCTGCGCGGCCGCGGCGTATCCTATTGCGCCACCTGCGACGGCAACTTCTATCGCGACAAGGACGTGGTGGTCGTGGGCGGCGGCAACACGGCGGCGGCCGACGTCATCTACCTCGCGCGCATCTGCCGCAAGGTGTACCTGGTGCACCGGCGCGACAAACTGCGGGCCACGGCCATCTACCATGAACGCCTACGCGAGCTCGGCAACGTCGAGTTCTGCTGGGACAGCATTGCCGAGGAGTTCATCACGGGCGAGAACGGGCGCGTGACGGGACTCAAGCTGCGCAACGTGAAGACTGACGACGAGCGAGTGCTTGCCGCCTCGGCCGTGTTCATCGCCATCGGCATGAGGCCCTACACCGCTTTTTTGGAGGGCGACCTGGAAACCGATGGCGGAGGCTATATCGTCGCCGACGCCATGGGCAGAACCACGATGCCCGGCGTGTTCGCCGCCGGCGACGTGCGCACCAAGGAGCTGCGCCAGGTGGTCACCGCCGTGGCCGACGGCGCCAACTGCGCCCAGTCCGCCTCAGAGTTTCTGGAGGCCAAGGAGGCCATTGAAGAGGCTCCCTCGGCGGTATAA
- the panF gene encoding sodium/pantothenate symporter → MASLASLIPLILFLLVALAASIVVRRRADAAGGGFVNSYFIGNRALGGFVLAMTTIATYGSVSSFVGGPGQAWQIGFGWVYMAVVQVTALVLLYGIFGKKMALISRKLDAVTVVDVIRARYGSNALANLSALVIVLFFAATMVAQFVGGAKLFEAVTGYSYLVGLALFGVAVILFTTIGGFRGVAVTDALCGVMMLVGIVVLAGGILSAGGGYEAIMTSIKETSPEMLEPFAGGAMPPSLYFTQWLLVGVFTFVLPQSVVRTMGYKDVKSLHRAMIWGTVIIGAMMIGVTSLGVLTAGVLTEDLAAYGGSVDNIIPTVITASLPPALAGIAIIGPVAASISTVSSLLISSSSAIIKDVYLHWCDDRGHAPSQRSVALSSQAVTLAVGLLVFVLSIVPPDVIWKINMFAFGGLETAFLFVLVCGLFWKRANATGALLSLAGGTLAYCAAMAAGFKVADLHQIVIGVTAAGVLMVVGTLAGKQKEDARMDVFFPTD, encoded by the coding sequence GTGGCTAGTCTCGCCTCCCTCATCCCGCTTATCCTCTTCCTCCTCGTTGCCCTGGCGGCGAGCATCGTCGTGCGTCGCCGTGCCGATGCGGCCGGGGGCGGCTTCGTCAACAGCTACTTCATCGGCAACCGTGCCCTTGGCGGCTTCGTGCTGGCCATGACCACCATCGCCACCTACGGATCGGTGAGCTCCTTCGTGGGCGGTCCCGGCCAGGCATGGCAGATCGGTTTCGGCTGGGTGTACATGGCGGTGGTACAGGTGACGGCGCTGGTGCTTCTGTACGGCATTTTCGGGAAGAAGATGGCGCTCATCTCCCGCAAGCTGGACGCCGTCACGGTGGTCGACGTGATTCGCGCCCGTTACGGGTCCAATGCGCTCGCAAACTTATCGGCGCTCGTCATCGTGCTGTTCTTCGCCGCCACCATGGTGGCCCAGTTCGTCGGCGGCGCGAAGCTCTTTGAGGCGGTGACCGGGTACTCCTACCTGGTGGGTCTGGCGCTGTTCGGCGTGGCGGTCATCCTGTTCACCACCATCGGCGGTTTCCGCGGCGTGGCCGTGACCGACGCGCTCTGCGGCGTCATGATGCTCGTCGGCATTGTGGTGCTCGCCGGGGGCATTCTCTCCGCCGGGGGCGGCTACGAGGCCATCATGACCTCTATCAAGGAGACTTCCCCGGAGATGCTTGAGCCCTTTGCCGGAGGCGCCATGCCGCCGTCGTTGTATTTCACCCAGTGGCTGCTCGTGGGCGTGTTCACCTTCGTGCTGCCCCAATCGGTGGTGCGCACCATGGGCTACAAGGACGTGAAGTCGCTGCACCGCGCCATGATCTGGGGCACCGTCATCATCGGCGCCATGATGATCGGCGTCACCTCGCTCGGCGTGCTTACAGCCGGTGTTCTTACGGAGGACCTCGCCGCCTACGGGGGCAGCGTGGACAACATCATCCCGACGGTCATCACGGCCTCGCTGCCGCCGGCGTTGGCGGGCATCGCCATCATAGGACCTGTGGCCGCGTCCATTTCCACGGTGTCATCGCTGCTCATCTCGTCGTCCTCGGCCATCATCAAGGACGTCTACCTGCACTGGTGCGACGACCGCGGGCACGCGCCCTCCCAGCGCTCCGTCGCCCTTTCCAGCCAGGCGGTGACGCTGGCGGTGGGCCTGCTCGTGTTCGTGCTCTCCATCGTGCCGCCAGACGTCATCTGGAAGATCAACATGTTCGCCTTCGGCGGCCTGGAGACGGCGTTTCTATTCGTGCTTGTCTGCGGGTTGTTCTGGAAGCGGGCCAACGCCACGGGCGCTCTGCTCTCGCTCGCCGGCGGCACGTTGGCCTACTGCGCCGCCATGGCCGCGGGCTTCAAAGTGGCCGATTTGCACCAGATCGTCATCGGCGTGACGGCAGCCGGCGTCCTCATGGTGGTGGGAACGCTCGCTGGCAAGCAGAAAGAAGACGCCCGTATGGACGTCTTCTTCCCGACGGACTAG
- a CDS encoding DUF997 family protein, producing MRRTFSTYGAKMRQANREAVATVVALAVIVAVWLVGGIGLAGCGIEVFSTPLWIIGGTIGPWIAAIVCAVVLAHCVFADFSLDDDAEAVVGAATAGATDAEGEEARRG from the coding sequence ATGAGGAGAACGTTTTCCACCTATGGCGCCAAGATGCGCCAGGCCAACCGGGAGGCGGTGGCGACCGTCGTCGCGCTGGCGGTCATCGTGGCCGTGTGGCTTGTGGGCGGTATCGGGCTTGCCGGCTGTGGCATCGAGGTGTTCTCGACGCCGCTGTGGATCATCGGGGGCACAATCGGTCCGTGGATCGCGGCTATCGTCTGCGCCGTCGTGCTTGCCCACTGCGTCTTCGCGGATTTCAGCCTCGACGATGACGCCGAGGCTGTAGTCGGTGCAGCCACTGCCGGCGCAACGGACGCTGAAGGGGAGGAGGCCCGCCGTGGCTAG
- the thrS gene encoding threonine--tRNA ligase produces MNIVLPDGSVKELEEGATVADVAASIGAGLARAALAGIVNDTPVDLDAVVSDGDSVAIVTAKSDEGLELMRHSTAHLLAAALTDMYPGVKFGVGPAIENGFYYDIELPEGVTVSPDDFAAIEARMAEIAKSGAAIVRREVSRDEAREIFADQPLKLELIAELPEDETISIYQLGDFTDLCRGPHVPDTGKLGAYKLTKVAGAYWKGDSDNEMLTRIYGTAFFGKKELEEYLHNLEEAEKRDHRKLGRELGIYMMEPMAGVGLPLYLPKGARVIRTLQEWLRRDLYERGYEEVITPHIYNADVWKTSGHYGFYHENMYFFQINEGTDEEPRYSEYGVKPMNCPGHVIIYKNELHSYRDLPLRYFEFGTVYRHEMSGVVHGLLRARGFTQDDAHIFCTKDQVVDEVVAILELVDYIMGTFGFTYEAEISTRPDKSIGTDDMWEHATESLKEACARRGLAYDINEGDGAFYGPKIDIKVKDAIGRTWQCSTVQIDFNMPMRFGLTYRTEDNTEETPWMLHRAIFGSIERFLGILIEHYAGALPLWLAPVQVAVIPIADRHKEAAAEFAGELKAVGGRVEVMDQNEPMKVKIAKAQSQKIPYMIVMGDKEVEEKLVSVRERSEGDLGQWDRQKFIDVIRDAAI; encoded by the coding sequence ATGAACATCGTACTGCCCGACGGATCCGTCAAGGAGCTGGAAGAGGGCGCCACCGTCGCCGACGTGGCCGCCTCCATCGGGGCGGGGCTCGCCCGCGCGGCGCTGGCCGGCATCGTCAACGACACCCCCGTCGACTTGGACGCCGTCGTCTCCGACGGCGATTCCGTGGCCATCGTCACCGCCAAGAGCGACGAGGGCCTCGAGCTCATGCGCCATTCCACGGCCCATCTTCTGGCCGCCGCCCTCACCGATATGTACCCCGGTGTGAAGTTCGGCGTCGGCCCGGCCATCGAGAACGGCTTCTACTACGACATCGAGCTGCCCGAGGGCGTGACCGTCTCGCCGGACGACTTCGCCGCCATTGAGGCCCGCATGGCCGAGATCGCCAAGTCCGGCGCCGCCATCGTCCGTCGCGAGGTCAGCCGCGACGAGGCGCGGGAGATCTTCGCCGACCAGCCGCTCAAGCTCGAGCTCATCGCCGAGCTGCCCGAGGACGAGACCATCTCCATCTACCAGCTCGGCGACTTCACCGACCTGTGCCGCGGGCCGCACGTGCCCGACACCGGCAAGCTCGGCGCCTACAAGCTCACCAAGGTGGCCGGCGCCTACTGGAAGGGCGACTCGGACAACGAGATGCTCACCCGCATCTACGGCACGGCGTTCTTCGGCAAAAAGGAGCTGGAAGAGTACCTGCACAACCTGGAGGAGGCCGAGAAGCGCGACCACCGTAAGCTCGGGCGCGAGCTGGGCATCTACATGATGGAGCCCATGGCCGGCGTGGGCCTGCCGCTGTACCTCCCTAAGGGCGCGCGCGTCATCCGCACCCTGCAGGAGTGGCTGCGCCGCGATCTGTACGAGCGCGGCTACGAGGAGGTCATCACCCCGCACATCTACAACGCGGATGTGTGGAAGACCTCCGGCCATTACGGCTTCTACCACGAGAACATGTACTTCTTCCAGATCAACGAGGGTACCGATGAGGAGCCGCGCTACTCCGAGTACGGCGTGAAGCCCATGAACTGCCCGGGGCACGTGATCATCTACAAGAACGAGCTGCACTCCTACCGCGACCTGCCGCTGCGCTACTTCGAGTTCGGCACCGTGTACCGCCACGAGATGTCCGGCGTGGTCCACGGCCTGCTTCGCGCCCGCGGCTTCACCCAGGACGACGCCCACATCTTCTGCACCAAAGATCAGGTGGTCGATGAGGTGGTCGCCATCCTGGAGCTGGTCGACTACATCATGGGCACCTTCGGCTTCACCTACGAGGCCGAGATCTCCACGCGCCCGGACAAGTCCATCGGCACCGACGACATGTGGGAGCACGCCACCGAGTCGCTGAAGGAGGCCTGCGCGCGCCGGGGTCTCGCCTATGACATCAACGAGGGCGACGGCGCCTTCTACGGGCCGAAGATCGACATCAAGGTGAAGGACGCCATCGGGCGCACCTGGCAGTGCTCCACGGTGCAGATCGACTTCAACATGCCCATGCGCTTCGGGCTGACCTACCGCACCGAGGACAACACCGAGGAGACCCCCTGGATGCTGCACCGCGCCATCTTCGGCTCCATCGAGCGCTTCCTCGGCATCCTCATCGAGCACTATGCCGGCGCGCTGCCGCTGTGGCTGGCCCCGGTACAGGTAGCCGTCATCCCCATCGCCGACCGCCACAAGGAGGCGGCGGCCGAGTTCGCTGGCGAGCTTAAGGCCGTGGGCGGCCGCGTGGAGGTCATGGATCAGAACGAGCCCATGAAGGTGAAGATCGCGAAGGCCCAGAGCCAGAAGATCCCCTACATGATCGTCATGGGCGACAAGGAGGTCGAGGAGAAGCTCGTCAGCGTGCGCGAGCGCTCGGAGGGCGATTTGGGCCAGTGGGATCGTCAGAAGTTCATCGACGTGATCAGGGATGCCGCCATCTAG